In Solea senegalensis isolate Sse05_10M unplaced genomic scaffold, IFAPA_SoseM_1 scf7180000015743, whole genome shotgun sequence, a genomic segment contains:
- the zswim8 gene encoding zinc finger SWIM domain-containing protein 8 isoform X3, translating to MELMFAEWEDGERFSFEDSDRFEEDSLCSFISEAESLCQNWRGWRKQSAGPNSPTVKIKDGQVIPLVELSAKQVAFHIPFEVVEKVYPPVPEQLQLRIAYWSFPENEEDIRLYSCLANGSPDEFQRGEQLYRIRAVKDPLQIGFHLSATVVTSQAGQSKGAYNVAVMFDRCRITSCSCTCGAGAKWCAHVVALCLFRIHNASAVCLRAPVSESLSRLQRDQLQKFAQYLISELPQQILPTAQRLLDELLSSQSTAINTVCGAPDPTAGPSASDQSTWYLDESTLSDNIKKTLHKFCGPSPVVFSDVNSMYLSSTEPPAAAEWACLLRPLRGREPEGIWNLLSIVREMFKRRDSNAAPLLEILTEQCLTYEQIISWWYSVRTSASHSSASGHTGRSNGQSEVAAHACASMCDEMVVLWRLAVLDPTMSPCRRLELAVQLKQWHLKVIEIVKRGQHRKSLDKLFQGFKPAVESCYFNWEVAYPLEGITYCSADKKSANFCWSRAVQHQRGVKAAAGGGGDAESGGVGRAEGGDFKGRGSSHLSQQEVAVRPKETILTKRKGLSVSGGGGMLVRLGGSVSLSLDDGGVKCMYKGPGSSSGGKLKLTPGGIKGASVGGAAGSGGLGGGKHASVKRRTSSEDSSLEPDMAELSLDDGCNLALGAEASNTFEFLPPPPEMVPSPSPLLRDSRKYNSSSTGGKIFDTKCIGLTVAVLPAPEPTHPCFPSKETVAGVTDTPSAAEKQAEAEVESVQNKDEDVDSADSNHPSTSSTTARTGTAPASAKAPHSHREVVAAGAPGAAGAAGAAAAGRPAGGEAVGEDDYQAYYLSAASEEGAERQLTDNHQEEEPDIFAGIKPLEQEGRMEVLFACAEALHAHGYSNEACRLAVELATDLLANPPDLKVEQPQTKGKKSKVSTSRQTQVATNTLSKAAFLLTVLSERLELHNLAFSTGMFSLELQRPPASTKALEVKLAYQESEVVSLLKKIPLGLVEMSAIRERAEQLRDGNFCDYRPVLPLMLASFIFDVLCTPVCAVVSPTGSRPPSRNRNNEMPGDEELGFEAAVAALGMKTTVSEAEHPLLCEGTRRVKGDLALALMITYKDDQSKLKKILDKLLDRESQTHKPQTLSSFYSSKPAAGSQRSPSKHTVSGHSGVGGATGGVSKHAPSSSSSVPTVTASSSAVTLAAEEVAHQAELQPVQSSTAGESTAETREHVSDGPPSSSDQQNETAPFKLEVTVPSRLALGARCGYSQRCWGSPVRQKKKHTGMASIDSSAPETTSDSSPTLSRRPLRGGWAAASWGRGQDSDSISSSSSDSLGSSSSSGSRRAGGGARAKSNDTSRYKGRRPECHAPHVPNQPSEAAAHFYFELAKTVLIKAGGNSSTSIFTQPSASGGHQGPHRNLHLCAFEIGLYALGLHNFVSPNWLSRTYSSHVSWITGQAMEIGSAALNILVECWDGHLTPPEVASLADRASRARDLNMVRAAAELALSCLPHAHALNPNEIQRALVQCKEQDNVMLEKACMAVEEAAKGGGVYPEVLFEVAHQWYWLYEQSVGGGSAQQRETSGRCGANGGSGRRSQESTCVVLDGGVNMESQGTATVTASVTAAAVVPVISVGSTIYQSHAIAGQAMAHPHTQGLHPYTTIQAHLPTVCTPQYLGHPLQHVPRPTVFPVTGAAYPQGMHPAFIGAQFPFSVATGPQPPMAATAVTFPGVPVPSMTQIAVHPYHTESGLPLSTTVAVGSVHAGQTIQTIQGASMPSLSSQPGSMVSTHTFLAEDEQHSQPISQQGLHHLHSAYRVGMLALEMLGRRAHNDHPNNFSRSPPYTEDVKWLLGLAARLGVNYVYQFCVGAAKGVLSPFVLQEIIMEALQRLNPAHIHAHLRTPAFHQLVQRCQQAYLQYIHHRLIHLTPADYDDFVNIIRSARGAFCLTPVGVMQFNDVLQNLKRGKQTKELWQRISLEMATFSP from the exons ATGGTCAGGTCATTCCCTTGGTGGAGTTGTCAGCTAAACAGGTGGCGTTCCACATACCATTCGAGGTGGTGGAGAAAGTCTATCCCCCAGTCCCTGAACAACTCCAGCTACGCATCGCCTACTGGAGTTTCCCTGAAAATGAGGAAGACATCAG GTTATATTCCTGCCTGGCCAATGGGAGTCCAGATGAATTTCAACGTGGAGAGCAATTGTACAGGATCAGAGCTGTCAAAGACCCGCTTCAGATCG GTTTCCACCTCAGTGCCACAGTGGTGACCAGTCAGGCCGGTCAGTCTAAAGGAGCCTACAACGTGGCTGTTATGTTTGACCGCTGCCGCATCACTTCCTGTAGTTGCACATGTGGTGCAGGAGCCAAATGGTGTGCCCACGTTGTAGCGCTGTGTCTCTTCAGGATCCAcaat gcatcAGCAGTGTGTCTTAGGGCTCCAGTCTCTGAGTCTTTATCCAGACTGCAGAGGGACCAGCTCCAGAAGTTTGCCCAGTACCTCATCAGTGAACTGCCTCAGCAG ATCCTGCCCACCGCTCAGCGGTTGCTGGATGAGCTGTTGTCTTCTCAGTCCACTGCCATCAACACTGTGTGTGGAGCTCCAG ACCCCACCGCAGGCCCTTCAGCTTCTGACCAGAGCACTTGGTATTTGGATGAGTCGACTCTCAGTGACAACATCAAAAAGACTCTACACAAGTTCTGTGGGCCGTCACCTGTTGTCTTCAG TGATGTAAACTCCATGTACCTGTCGTCCACGGAGCCGCCCGCGGCTGCCGAGTGGGCGTGTCTGCTGCGACCACTGAGGGGCCGTGAGCCAGAAGGCATCTGGAACCTTTTGTCCATCGTCAGGGAGATGTTTAAGAGACGAGACAGCAACGCTGCACCGCTTCTGGAGATCCTCACAGAGCAGTGTCTCACCTATGAACAG ATCATCAGCTGGTGGTACAGTGTCCGGACGTCAGCCTCCCACAGCAGTGCCAGCGGCCACACTGGACGCAGCAACGGCCAGTCAGAGGTGGCGGCTCATGCCTGTGCCAGCATGTGTGATGAGATGGTGGTGCTCTGGAGGCTGGCGGTGCTCGACCCGACCATGAGCCCCTGCAG GCGTCTGGAGCTGGCTGTCCAGTTGAAGCAGTGGCATCTCAAAGTCATTGAAATCGTGAAGCGGGGGCAACATCGGAAATCCTTGGATAAACTGTTCCAGGGCTTCAAGCCTGCGGTCGAGTCCTGCTATTTCAACTGGGAGGTTGCCTACCCACTGGAAGGCATCACCTACTGTAGTGCCGATAAGAAGAGCGCCAACTTCTGCTGGTCCAGAGCAGTGCAACATCAACGAGGAGTCAAAGCTGCCGCAGGGGGGGGTGGAGACGCTGAGTCAGGGGGAGTAGGGAGAGCTGAAGGTGGAGATTTTAAAGGAAGAGGCAGCAGTCACTTGTCCCAACAGGAGGTGGCAGTGCGACCCAAGGAGACCATTCTGACCAAGAGGAAGGGGCTGTCTGTGAGCGGCGGCGGGGGGATGCTGGTCCGTCTTGGGGGCAGCGTCTCTCTGTCCCTGGACGATGGAGGTGTGAAGTGCATGTACAAAGGgccaggctcctcctctggagGAAAGCTGAAACTGACTCCTGGAGGTATAAAGGGTGCATCTGTTGGAGGTGCTGCAGGAAGTGGAGGGTTAGGAGGCGGTAAGCACGCCAGCGTCAAGCGGAGAACCAGCAGTGAGGATAGCTCCCTGGAGCCAGACATGGCTGAGCTCAGTCTGGATGATGGCTGCAATCTGGCTCTGGGCGCTGAGGCCAGCAACACTTTTGAGTTCCTCCCTCCGCCACCAGAGATGGTGCCGTCTCCGAGCCCCCTGCTTCGAGACTCTCGCAagtacaacagcagcagcacgggAGGCAAGATCTTTGATACCAAGTGCATCGGCCTTACTGTGGCTGTACTTCCTGCTCCAGAGCCCACTCACCCCTGCTTCCCCTCCAAAGAGACGGTGGCAGGTGTTACGGACACGCCCAGTGCTGCAGAGAAGCAGGCGGAGGCGGAGGTGGAGTCTGTCCAGAACAAAGACGAAGATGTGGACTCAGCTGACAGTAACCATCCATCTACCTCCAGCACAACAGCAAGAACAGGCACCGCTCCCGCATCTGCAAAGGCACCGCACAGCCACAGAGAGGTGGTGGCTGCAGGAGCTCCAG gagctgcaggagctgcaggagcagcgGCTGCAGGTAGACcagctggaggagaagctgTGGGTGAGGACGACTATCAAGCGTACTACCTGAGCGCTGCCTCAGAGGAGGGAGCAGAGCGTCAGCTGACTGACAACcatcaggaggaggagccagacaTCTTTGCAGGAATCAAACCTCTGGAGCAGGAAGGACGCATGGAG gttctgtttgCGTGTGCAGAGGCTCTTCACGCCCATGGTTACAGTAACGAGGCGTGCCGGCTGGCCGTGGAGCTGGCCACTGACCTGTTGGCTAACCCTCCAGACCTGAAGGTGGAGCAGCCGCAGACCAAG GGGAAGAAGAGCAAGGTGTCGACCAGCCGTCAGACACAGGTGGCGACTAACACGCTGTCCAAAGCTGCTttcctcctcactgtcctcaGTGAGAGACTGGAGCTGCACAACCTGGCCTTCAGCACCGGCATGTTCTCTCTGGAACTCCAGAGACCACCGGCATCCACCAAAGCTCTGGAG GTGAAGCTGGCCTATCAGGAGTCAGAGGTGGTGTCTCTGTTGAAGAAGATCCCTCTGGGTCTGGTGGAGATGTCGGCcatcagagagagagctgagcaGCTGAGAGACGGAAACTTCTGTGATTACAGACCGGTGCTGCCGCTCATGTTGGCCAGCTTCATCTTTGATGTCCTGTGTACTCCAG TTTGTGCAGTGGTGTCCCCAACAGGGTCCCGTCCACCGAGCCGTAACCGCAACAACGAGATGCCCGGTGATGAAGAGCTGGGCTTCGAGGCAGCTGTTGCTGCATTAG GCATGAAGACGACGGTCAGCGAGGCAGAACATCCTCTTCTCTGTGAGGGAACCAGGCGTGTGAAGGGTGACCTCGCTCTGGCCCTCATGATCACGTATAAGGACGACCAGAGCAAGCTGAAGAAG ATACTTGATAAGTTGTTGGACAGGGAGAGTCAGACCCACAAGCCTCAGACTCTTAGCTCCTTCTACTCCAGTAAGCCAGCAGCCGGCAGCCAGCGCAGCCCATCCAAGCACACTGTCTCTGGCCACAGCGGGGTGGGCGGAGCTACAGGGGGAGTCTCCAAACACGcaccttcatcttcctcttcagtgCCCACTGTGACagcctcttcctctgctgtgaCACTGGCTGCAGAAGAGGTCGCTCATCAGGCCGAACTACAGCCAGTGCAAAGCAGCACAGCAGGGGAGAGCACTGCTGAGACCAGGGAGCATG TATCAGACGGGCCTCCCTCATCCAGTGACCAGCAGAATGAGACGGCTCCATTTAAGCTGGAGGTCACTGTTCCCAGTCGACTAGCATTGGGCGCACGCTGTGGTTACAGCCAACGCTGCTGGGGCTCACCTGTgcgacagaagaagaaacacactg GCATGGCAAGTATCGACAGCAGTGCTCCAGAAACCACCTCAGACAGTTCCCCCACCCTCAGCCGCCGCCCACTCCGGGGCGGCTGGGCCGCAGCATCGTGGGGGCGGGGCCAGGACAGTGACAGCATCAGCAGTTCATCATCAGATTCGTtgggctcctcctcctccagcggCTCTCGTAGGGCAGGGGGCGGGGCCAGAGCGAAGAGCAATGACACCAGCAG GTACAAAGGGCGGCGCCCAGAGTGCCACGCCCCCCACGTACCCAATCAGCCGTCAGAGGCCGCagcacatttttactttgagCTGGCCAAGACGGTGCTAATCAAAGCTGGAGGAAACTCGTCCACCTCCATTTTCACTCAGCCCTCAGCCAGTGGGGGCCACCAGGGGCCCCACAGGAACCTGCACCTGTGCGCCTTTGAAATCGGCCTGTACGCCCTTGGACTACACAACTTTGTCTCTCCCAACTGGCTCTCCAGGACCTACTCCTCTCATGTGTCCTGGATCactg gccaGGCCATGGAGATTGGCAGTGCTGCTCTGAACATCTTGGTTGAGTGCTGGGACGGTCACCTGACTCCTCCAGAGGTGGCGTCCTTAGCAGACCGAGCGTCGCGGGCCAGAGACCTTAACATGGTGCGGGCGGCAGCAGAGCTGGCCCTGAGCTGTCTGCCCCACGCTCATGCTCTGAATCCTAATGAGATCCAGAGAGCACTGGTGCAGTGTAAAGAGCAG GACAACGTGATGCTGGAGAAGGCCTGCATGGCAGTAGAGGAAGCAGCTAAAGGAGGGGGCGTGTATCCTGAGGTTCTGTTTGAAGTGGCTCATCAGTGGTACTGGCTGTACGAGCAGTCTGTGGGCGGGGGCTCGGCCCAGCAGAGGGAGACGTCTGGACGCTGCGGGGCCAACGGGGGTTCTGGCAGGAGATCGCAGGAATCCACCTGCGTGGTGCTGGACGGCGGGGTCAACATGGAGTCTCAGGGGACGGCGACGGTCACGGCCTCGGTCACTGCAGCGGCTGTGGTGCCCGTCATCTCCGTGGGCTCCACCATCTACCAGTCCCACGCCATCGCAGGCCAGGCCATGGCTCACCCTCACACCCAGGGCCTCCACCCCTACACCACCATACAGGCCCACCTCCCCACTGTGTGCACCCCACAGTACCTGGGACACCCTCTGCAGCATGTCCCCCGCCCCACTGTCTTTCCTGTGACTGGAGCTGCTTATCCACAG GGAATGCACCCAGCGTTTATTGGGGCTCAGTTCCCGTTCTCCGTGGCCACTGGCCCACAGCCACCCATGGCAGCCACAGCTGTGACCTTCCCTGGTGTCCCCGTCCCATCCATGACTCAAATAGCCGTCCATCCCTACCACACTGAGAGCGGCCTGCCGCTCAGCACCACTGTAGCAG TCGGCAGCGTCCATGCGGGCCAGACCATCCAGACCATTCAGGGAGCGTCCATGCCGTCCCTCTCCTCACAGCCCGGCTCCATGGTCAGCACTCACACTTTCCTGGCAGAGGACGAGCAGCACAGTCAGCCGATCAGCCAGCAGGGGCTGCACCACCTGCACTCGGCCTACAGAGTTG GCATGCTGGCATTAGAGATGCTGGGTAGAAGAGCTCACAACGACCATCCTAACAACTTCTCCAGGAGTCCTCCTTACACTGAAGATGTGAAGTGGCTGCTGGGACTGGCCGCTCGCCTCG gAGTCAACTATGTGTACCAGTTCTGTGTAGGAGCAGCAAAAGGTGTCCTCAGTCCGTTTGTCCTGCAGGAGATCATCATGGAAGCTCTGCAGAGGCTAAACCCCGCCCACATCCACGCCCACCTCCGGACACCTGCTTTCCATCAGCTTGTCCAGCGCTGCCAACAGGCTTACCTGCAG taCATCCACCACCGGCTCATCCACCTGACACCTGCAGACTATGACGACTTTGTCAACATCATCCGCAGCGCGAGAGGAGCGTTCTGTCTGACGCCTGTGGGCGTGATGCAGTTTAACGACGTGCTGCAGAACCTGAAGAGAGGCAAACAGACCAAGGAGCTGTGGCAGCGCATTTCCCTGGAAATGGCAACCTTCTCACCCTGa